Proteins from a single region of Paraglaciecola sp. T6c:
- a CDS encoding rhomboid family intramembrane serine protease, whose translation MNFSKRLSNSILASTAFVLTLWCIKSAEILFSIDMHMFAVYPQTLNGSLGIITAPLIHGSLEHIFSNSLPLLVLLTAFFYGYPKTRTRVLISVWLLSGVGVWFFARDAYHLGASGVTHGIFFYLLVVGILRRDKSSVAIMMIAFFMYGGMTMSIFPREPDISFEYHLFGGLAGAFAGLLWNRLDPKPAVKRYPWEHSSDEEDPIIKDEWRVVVNSSDPSENLSNLKNDDLNTALDKGGEKVEKSTSSHSIIMTRKE comes from the coding sequence ATGAACTTTTCAAAGCGCTTGTCCAATAGCATTTTAGCCAGTACTGCATTTGTATTGACTCTATGGTGTATAAAATCAGCTGAAATACTATTCTCGATTGATATGCACATGTTTGCAGTTTATCCCCAGACACTTAACGGAAGCCTTGGGATCATCACAGCGCCCCTCATTCACGGTTCGTTGGAACATATTTTTAGCAACAGCCTACCCTTGTTAGTGTTACTCACGGCGTTTTTTTATGGATACCCTAAAACACGCACTCGGGTGCTTATCAGCGTGTGGTTGCTGTCAGGAGTTGGTGTATGGTTCTTCGCGCGTGATGCTTATCATTTAGGCGCAAGCGGGGTGACCCACGGCATATTTTTTTATCTTTTAGTGGTTGGGATTTTACGTCGTGATAAATCGTCGGTCGCTATTATGATGATCGCATTTTTTATGTATGGCGGAATGACCATGAGCATCTTTCCCCGTGAGCCTGACATCTCGTTCGAGTATCATTTATTTGGTGGATTAGCCGGTGCTTTTGCAGGTCTACTTTGGAATAGATTAGACCCTAAACCTGCCGTGAAGCGTTATCCATGGGAGCATAGCAGCGATGAAGAAGACCCTATCATCAAAGATGAATGGCGTGTTGTGGTTAATTCAAGTGATCCAAGTGAAAACCTCAGCAACTTAAAAAATGATGACTTGAACACTGCTTTAGATAAAGGTGGAGAAAAGGTAGAAAAGAGCACTTCATCTCATTCAATAATTATGACGCGTAAAGAGTAA
- a CDS encoding ArsC family reductase has protein sequence MTKMYGIKNCDTIKKARKWLTANEIEYTFHDYRVDGIEPKWLEEIEAIVGWETLLNKRGTTFRQLTDEQKENLNRETALALMHEAPAMIKRPLLIHQDHHVVGFKDAQYLEIFK, from the coding sequence ATGACGAAAATGTACGGTATCAAGAACTGCGACACGATAAAAAAAGCACGTAAATGGCTAACTGCGAACGAAATAGAATACACATTTCATGATTATAGAGTAGACGGTATCGAGCCAAAATGGCTTGAAGAAATTGAAGCCATCGTTGGCTGGGAAACCCTACTAAACAAACGCGGTACAACGTTTAGACAATTGACTGACGAACAGAAAGAGAACCTAAATCGAGAAACTGCTTTAGCGTTAATGCATGAAGCACCGGCCATGATAAAGCGTCCATTACTTATTCATCAAGATCATCACGTAGTCGGATTTAAAGACGCCCAATACCTAGAGATATTCAAATGA